The Silene latifolia isolate original U9 population chromosome X, ASM4854445v1, whole genome shotgun sequence genome contains the following window.
CAAAAGCTTACTACGTATGACACAAGGATTTGGATTGATCCCACATGTGACACACCCTCATCATGAAACATTTGTCTATGCAACCTGAAATAGATACCTTGAATGTCTCATTTCCGAAATCCTTAATGCATTTTACAGCATTAACCCACCAAGAGAAGTCATCTGTTTTGGCATCAAGGTCAGAAGGCCAATCAGGGTAAGTGTCCCCATCTTTGAAATAGTTGATTATCCCATAATCTTCCCCCTCGCGTATTTCTCCACAATCCTCAATAACGATATCAAGAACAGGATGACCTTCAAGGTCAATATCAACATGCTCAATGGAACGAACCACTCCCAAGCCTTTAATTACTCTCCCAAACACAACATTTTTACCATTGAGGTGATGAGCTTGAGTGGTCGTAATGAAGAATTGAGATCCATTCGTGTTGGGGCCAAAATTGACCATGGACAGCATGCCTTTCCTCTCATGCTTCAGTTCGAAATTTTCATCATCAAATTTTGCGCCATAGATGGACTCTCCAGCACTTTTACCTCCAGAAGATATATCTCCACCTTGAACAAGAGCCCCTTTAACAATGCGGTGAAAACGTAGACCCTGCCAATAGAGTTTTCAAAGTGAAAAGTGAAATACAAACAAAGAGGGTAGAAGACCAAGACGTTTAAAGTCCGCAAATCAACCTAAAAATCAACACCATATATGATATAACAAAATTATCTCAGTGCCTTGCACATGGATTTACTCTTTCAACCACTTCAAAGCGTCATTTTGCTTTATTGCATCCAGTGGCGGATTTTGGGGGAGCTAGCAGGGCGCTTgctgaacaaggaaaaatgcgaaagttttagttcaaatttttggaattttttcgAGTTTGGCTTATGGCATTACTTATTCACCCCCGCTCAACTTTTTCACCCCCTCTAATCGttaatcctggctccgccacttaTTGCATCATACCGAACAAAAGAAAAGTAAATAATTGGCTCCATCAATACCGTGTTCTAACTACACCTCATTGTGTAGCTCTCATCCACTAAAAGTCTATAGCATATACCATTATTCCTACACAGTTCCTGTACAAAGCTGTAACTTTTACAAGCTAGAAAAGATTGCAAACCACCGCCTTATACTATTAACATCAATGTTATATTAACCAAAAGTCTTAGACCTCATAATTCCACCACTAGACATAACCAAGTTGAAAGCTTTCCACCCTCTAATCAAAATCATTAGTGCTACAACAACTAGATCAAACCATTTCAACTATATACTCCATCCGTCCCGGTCAATACTCATCATTGACATTCCCCTCATAAATTTCAAACTACGATAACTATTGACTGGGACACAGGAACTAACTCACAATACTCAATAGCCATATTCTCCTCCACATTAACATTATATCCTACAAAACTACCCACAAATTGCAGAAATTATAAAACAAAAATTCAACCTCATTCACCTATAAAGTTGCAAACTTTAATCCTACCCATAACACAaccaattagtcttgctgaagacgggtcggcgTAAGtaacgggtaatgccactcataaaacgaatagggggacaaggtgggggcacctccatgtgcttccctctctcctctatttgggtcatttgtgagagaaaatagtatccgtcactccaaagtgacggatacgtgccgtcacaaatgagattttgtgtaacaCAAAAGCCAATGACAGAACATAAAGTTGTAAACTTTAAATTTAAGCTTAAGACCGATACATCATTCGTCTTAAACAAACATTCGTGTTAAATCAAAACCCAACTATTACATTGACAAAACTAAATCAAACCCACATTATATCTTCAACAAATTAGTATAAAacataaattaataaaaaaaaacaatccaAATATCATGCATTATACATACACGCACCTTGTAATGAAGAGGAATGCCAGAAATGTCAGAAATGCCCTTCTCACCAGTGCAAAGAGCCCTGAAATTTTCAGCAGTTTTAGGGACAACATTGTTATATAACTCAACAACTATCCTACCTTCAAGCTCTCCTCCAATGCTTATGTCCATGTAACATTTTTTATTGGCCTCCATTGTTATTTGTTGAACAAATTATTGTATGATAAACCCTAATAAagctttattaatatttattgtaATAAATTTTGAAAGTACAAAttcacctttttctttttttgttttgttttgttttgtttttacgGAGTACTTCGTATTAAAGCTGTGGGATGGAGGGTCAAAGAACAAGAAAGGTGCAAAGGACGATTGCTCTGCTAGACTGCTACTTCTCGTATTTAATTTCTGGAAGGGGTTGTTTTTAATTTGTCTTTATCATAGTAAGTGCTGTTTAGTGTAAGAGTATTAAATAGAAGGGGTCTCTTGTACAATTGTAGGACCCTCTTTACTTTTTGTTTATTATTACTTCGTATATCTTAGAAGACAGTGTGTCTAGGCGTCTAGCCATAGATTAGAGAAGTTGTTATGGATCCTCCCCCTTTTTCAAAAAGAAATGGAGGTCCATTATTTCTTAATGGTTCAGATTAAATTTAAGTTCGATCGGATGATTATAgagaaataaaaaattaaatgaaTGAGACTTGAATATATAATATAGaaatattttgtgagagaaaattgAGAGAAAAGAAATTGAGAAGATTCATATTGATTGGTAGGAAGGTTTTGCTATATATCTCCCCTTTGTTTTTTCATAAATTtctcattttacatttttaccctTTCTTTTATTTTGCGGATTCAGATAACATTAATTTTCGCATATATATTAGGGTTTTTAATAACTACATGGCCGATTTGACCTTGGTCGGGTCATATAAACCACATGACCCTGCATAGGCCCAGTCGTGTAAACCACATGACCCGACCTAGGTCAAGTCGTGTGTTTCACACGACTAAATCAggtaaattttttttaaaaaacttttttttttgctcATTGCATTCGTCTCATCGAGATAAGCGACTTGAGAAAAAAATTTCATCGAAAATGGACATCCGTATGGCCATTTTAAGATTTTCCGTTCTTAATTGTCATTTTTTTTGTCCTAATTTAAATcgttattatttatcattcatgcTATCAATCATCGTCAAATGAGGTTGTTGGAGGAAAGTACTTATTTTTAGGACCGTCAAAACGAATTAAATTAGTCATTTTAAAAATTGTCTCCGAAACTCATTTACGATAAAATCATACTCCCTTCGGCTTGCTGtttcttcccatttcattataatactcctcacatatattagagaaatgggAAGAAAATTAAAAGCCAGAGGGAGTATTCAATTATAATATAAACCGTCGCCGAAAATCAAG
Protein-coding sequences here:
- the LOC141623214 gene encoding peptidyl-prolyl cis-trans isomerase CYP40-like; translation: MEANKKCYMDISIGGELEGRIVVELYNNVVPKTAENFRALCTGEKGISDISGIPLHYKGLRFHRIVKGALVQGGDISSGGKSAGESIYGAKFDDENFELKHERKGMLSMVNFGPNTNGSQFFITTTQAHHLNGKNVVFGRVIKGLGVVRSIEHVDIDLEGHPVLDIVIEDCGEIREGEDYGIINYFKDGDTYPDWPSDLDAKTDDFSWWVNAVKCIKDFGNETFKKQDYKMAMRKYLKAMRYLDICWDMDSLDGEKSATLRKMRCQLYTNVAACKLKMGDIEGALWDTDLALRDDEENVKSHFRRGQAYNALLDIDAAAECFEKALELEPNDGTIKRELAATKKKIADRHTREKKAYTRMFK